The Kordia sp. SMS9 DNA window CCTCTAAAACCAGTTATTAAATAGGCTCCAGACTTTATTTTTGTGTTTTTAAGTATAGATTGTATTCTTTCTAAAATTTTTCTTCTACCAATAAAACGATTATTAGAATTTGCAGAATCTGTATGATCTTCGTCTTGATAAAAAGGACTATGAAAGAACTCATAACCTTTTAATTCAATATAAACATCTTTAATTTTTGCGGAATACTTGGATAGGTTGGAACTTGACATATTCTTTATTTACGTTAGCTAAATATAAGAATATATCTACAATAAAAGAATGAGGATTCCCGTAATACATAAACTAATTATATCTGCATCAAAGAAATAAGGCTCTAAACCTCCACAAAACCATGTTGAAACGCATACGTCACCAACTCGGAAACAGAGTGAATGTTGAGTTTGCTATACAAATTCTTTTTATGCGATTGTACGGTGTTTACAGAGATGAATAAAATGTCCGCAATTTCCTTTGTTTTTTTGTTTTGCGCAATGAGTTTTAAAATATCTATTTCGCGTGGCGTGAGTTTTACAAGCGCTATTTGTTTTTTTTGGGAAACTTCATGCAAATCGTTGAGTAGAATCGTGGTGAGTCTTGGATCGTAAAAATTTTCTCCTTGTGCCACTTTTTGAATGGCTTCCATCAGCATAGCCTTGCTAGTACTTTTTAAGACATACCCTTTTGCGCCTTTGGCAATGGCATCTTTGATGAACTTCACCTGTTCGTGCATAGTGAGCATCAAAACGTTTTGCTGAATTTCGGCTTCTTTCAAAGCATCTAAAACATCCAAACCGCTCATTTCAGGCATGGAAATATCTAAAATCAAAACATCAACTACATGCGTTTGTATGTGCTGTAATGCTTGTGTTCCCGAAGTTACGATGTGAATTTCATACCGGTTTTCACTTTCAAGCATGACTGCAATGCCTTCTGACACTAAATTGTGATCGTCGCAAATGAGTAGTTGTAGTTTTTTCATCTTTCAATAATTGATTGATTTTATATTGGTATATCAATGTTTACGGTAGTACCACGTGTTTTTTTAGAATCTATATCGCAAGTACCATCCATCATTTGTACTTGTTTTCGAAGGTTTTTCAATCCAATACCATGAGTGATTTGATTTGCTTCAAAACCCTTTCCGTCGTCTTCAACCATGATATTAATGCTGCTATTATTTTTGGTGATGTAAATAATTACGCTGGTTGCTGCCGCATGTTTTATGGTATTGTTGACCAATTCCTGCAAGGTTCTAAAAATGAAAATACTGATGTGTGAGTTTTGAAACTGTTCCAAACCGTGAATTGCCGTCTGTATGTTGAGTTGCGGATTTGCCACTTTTTCAGCAAAATTTAAAATTGCCATTTTTAGATCAAATTCGGGAATCGGATCTTGATCAAAACGATGCGAAATGCTCCTAATTTCCTGCGTAATGTTCTGAATGATTTTTAAGGTTTTATCATATAATTGTTTGGTTCCTTGATGCGCTGCCATTATCTTTCCGTCAAATGCTTGTACGTGAAAATTCATGGAAGTCAGCAAACTTCCAATATTGTTGTGCAATTCTTTAGAGATGGAAGCTTTCTCCTTTTCGCGGGCTTCCAAACTTGCATTGATGATTTGTATTTCTTGATCACTCACCAAATTCTGAATGCGTTCTTGTAATAATAATTCTTGCTGTTTGGCGAGTTGACTCGTAGTTTTTTTCAACTTATAAAAGTAAAATGCAATGATAAATAGCAAACACGCAATGACACCAAAAGCGATTAAAAACGCATACAATGTTTCATTTTCTTGTTGCTTCCGAAGCACAATTTCATCAGCCAAGGCTTTTTCCTTTTCCAACAACGCAATTGCTGCTTTTTTGGCTTTTGCTTGTGAAGCACGCTGAATTGCCGCAATATCCCATAACTTTTCTTCATTAAAAATAGAATCATTCAGCGCTTCAAAGCGAATTCTGTGATCGTACGCCTCTTTATAGTTTTGTTCTTTCACAGCAATTTCCGCCTGCATTTTTGCAAAATAACGCTCAAATGTGAGTTTTTCTTGCCCTTTTGAGTGTTGAATTGCTTTTATTAATTCTTTTTTTGCCTGTTGATTTTTGTTTTGAGATTGATAAATAGCAGCTTTTGAAAGATGAATTTTGGCAATATGTGACGATTTTTGTGTGAATTGTATGAGTTTTTCTGCCTTATCTAAATACTTAAAAGCTAGAACTGGCTTGCGTTCCACATATAATTCTGCAATATTCAAATATCCTTCAACTAGTACAGAAGAATCTCGTAATTTTTCTTTGAGTTGAATGCTTTTTTTGAAATAATCTAGTGAAATTCCGTCTTCTCCTTTTTCATAAAACAACGCGCCCAAATTATTGTATAATTTGGCAATTTCAACTTCATTTTCAGCACGTTGACGCTGTCGCAATGCTTTTTTATAATAAAATTCTGCCTGTTTGTAATCGGACGATAAACTGTACACGTTTCCCAAATTTGTGTAAGCTCTTAAAACTTGTTTGTTTGTAGAATCATTTTTTAGTAGCAACAATGCTTGATGATGGTGATATGCCGCTAAATTGTAGGTGCCTTTTTGAGCATAAACATTGGCAATATTGGCGTGTGTTTTGCTCTGCTGAATGTTGGAAATGCTACTATCTTGAATTTTAAGTGCTTTTTCATATACTTCCAATGCTTCGTCGTACAATTCATTTCGTTTGTATAGCAAAGCTTTGGTATTGTATACCGCGCGTAATCCTATAAAATTGTTAGCTTCACGTTCAATTTGTTCGGCTTTTTGCAACGCATAAAATGCACTATCGAGTTGATGCTTATGATTCCAATAATATGATTGAATGCGTATACTTTTAGCAATCCCTTTTGTATAAGAAATAGATTTGGCTAGTGAATCTCCTTTTTTTGCTGTTGAAAACATAGTTTCCCAATCGTTGTTTCGCATCAAAGCAAATGCTTTTGTGTGCAAACTGTCAATCTGTTTTTGAACGTCTATGTTTTGTGGAATATCTTGCTTTTTACATTGCATACACGTAAGCAAACACAACAAGATCACAGAAGTTTTATACTCCTTTTGAACCGTTTTAAAGTATTTCATGTATAGAATTATTTATACTAATATCCCATGGCTTCATCAATTTCATCACAGTCTTCATAGGTAATGACTCTTCGTTTGGTGCCTTCAGGACGCGTTCCTTGAATTTTAACTTCCATCATAAATAGCGAGTTTTCTTCTTCATCGAATTCAAATTGTACACCATCTTCTTTTTCTAGTTTGAATAGATTTTCATGTTGTACCATTTGTTCAGAAGCATCTTCATCTAACGACGGAATTAAATAAATGTCATACTTTAACAGATTGAAAGCATCACCTGCATTGTCAACCATTCGTAAGGTATATAAATGCTTTTGAGAAAATTTGACAACAGTTGCTGTAAAATTGGTTTTTATAGTTGCAAATACGTGGATTTTATCTGCGGAAGCGGCATCTTTTGTACGTTTTACTTTCGCTGTAAAAGAAGTTACTTGAGGTTTGATACGATTCATGGTATTGTAATTAGTTGGTTTACACCATGAATTTAGTCAAAATTTCTCTCTCTTAGTGAATAATTATAACTACAAATTTTAGTACTTAAAAGAATAATTCAATCCAAAACATGTTTCCTGATGATTTTTTTGATGCGGGTACTATGGTAATTTTTTTGGAAATAGTTTTGTCAGGATCTTTGTGTTTTCTAATAAAAACCACAAACAAACCTCGATCTTGAACCGCTTTATTGTTTTTAAAAAAAGCGTTGCTAGAATCATATTCAAAAGCTCTTATAAAAGTGGTTTCTACGGATTCAGCATACATATCGTCCAAAAGTTTGGTTTGTTTACAAACTCCCATGCCTGGTAGAGAAATGACGAGTCTGCCAAATTTATTTATTTTTGGATTCCGTATAAATCCACGAACAATAGTCATAATTGCGTTGTTTACACAGGCACCAATCCACAAACCTGTTAACGTAACGGAGCTTGTATTCAATTGATATGCTGGAGCATCTCCAGCTGGTGCTGTATAGGTTTTTATATTTTTTTTATCTTCAATTGTAATCGCGGATTCTCCACCGGATTCTGGATAGTCTAAGAAAAAACATATTTGTCCGTTTTGCTTGAATGATCTTACTAATACGTTGATCGTTTTCAGCAGTTTATCTCTAACGTTTGGGTATCTAATTTGATTCATGTACGTATTTTGCACATGCAATACGATTAATTCATCTTTTTGATTCATCATACAAGAATTTAAGTTGTGATTAAGTTGCAACAGAGCAATTTTTGATTGCCCTGTTGCATGATTACAAAAGTTTATGCTGGAAGGAATTTTCCAGTTGGCGCATCATAGGTTACTGAAAGATCATTGATTCCGTTTCCGAACACCAATGCCGTTTTCTTTGAAGTAACCGTAGTAACCACCGAATTACTTTTTACTTGCGATTGCAACCATATATACACTGTTGTAAAAGGCGTCATAATTGCCGTGCTTGCCAACAAAACAGGCGCCGCTGAAACTGCATTTCCTTTAATTTCTGTTCCGTTTAGGTTGGCATCTTGAAATAATCCAACTGTCATCACACGTTTGTTGGGATTGTCTGTTCCTGGAATGATTCCGCCAGAATAACTATTGGTCAGTGCATACGAGTTGACTTCTCCTCCATACGAAGGTCCAGAAATGGTTGCATTGTCTTCCAATACATACAGTTTGTTCATAGAAGCTCCTACGGGAACACTTGATAGTTGACTCAATTGTGCGCCGTTTTTCACTTCGCTGGTAGAAGCGTAAATTCCGTATTCTTCTTTCCATGAAAGTGTGTTGGCTTGAAACGGTTTGAATACTTGCCAAGCCACGTTTGGATCGTCTCCGCCAATGGATGGTTTTGCAATAATAACGCTTGTTCCTGAATCGTAAATGGCTCTTAATTCGTCGTCTGAGAATGCGATTTGTAATTTGAATGTAGACATGATATATGTTTTTATTTTGGTTGATTTTGTTTTGTTTCCTACTCTATTGATGGCTTTTCGGATCGCGCCAATTTGTAAATTTTACTGACAGTTACATTTGTTCGTTTCTTGCCAATTAGCAAGCAATATTTGTAATAAAAGATCGTCTGTTTGTTGTAAATGTTTGTTGGGATCGATTCTGTCAAAAGGAATTGGCAAACTAAATTCAGCAGTGATTTCGCCTGTACAGAACGTTGACAAGCAGAATTTTAAACTCACATTGAAATTGATATTGTTTTCTACAATTTCGAAGTTTTTAATTTCTATGACTAGTGAAAATCTTCCATCGTCACTTTTGAAGGTGAATTTTTTATCAGAATCAATGGAAAAAACGCGTTCAAATAAGGTGATGAAACCTGTTTTTACAGCAAGTGTTATGGTTACTTTGCCATCATTGTTGGCTTCAAATGTGGCGCATCCTTTGGTGCCTGCTATAGGATCTGTGCAAATAGTTTTTGCGCCTCTGGCAAAACCTGTATAGGTTTCATTGTTTTCTACGGATGTTATTTCGTATCGTCTATCTAACATGATATTATGATTTATAAATTGGTTCCTACTCTGTTTGGGATTTTCAGATGCCTCCTGTATTCAAATGATCATTTAAATTGTACCCTCCAAAAGTAGCTAGGAAAGAAAGGCGACAAAACACACAGTTAGGTGATTTTTACCTCACCTATTTATGTGATATTTTGTTTTGGAAAGATGGTTTTTGAGAATAGAAAAAGGCGCAATACCTTTTTTGTGGGTATTGCGCCTTTGTGTGTGTTGATTTGAAAAGTAAAACTCTTAGTAGTAGAAGAGCTATTTTTCTTTATTATAATGACTAAATAGAAATCCTATTTTTTAATGATTTTTACAGATTGTACTCCTGAATCTGCTCCAATTTTTATAAAGTAAATTCCTGTAGTAAAACTATTCATATTTATCGTTTTTTCTGTTAGCGCATTTTGTGTAGCTATTTCTTTTAATAGTTTTCCTTGAATATCGTAGATAGAAATTGTTTCAATGGTAGTTGTTCCACGTATCATTAAGTTGTCTACCACAGGATTTGGATATACATTAAATCCTCTATAGTTTGTATTTTCTGCTACCGAAAGTGCATTTACAATTTCTGTTGATACTGTATTTGTAATAATTGGCGCATTGAAATCAAAGTAAATTTTAGCTTCTCCATTTATAATATCACCTATAACCACATCACTTTTTGGTTTTATTCTGAACGCAATAAAACCAATAGAGTTTGGCTCATCATTCATCATGCTTGGCAAATTGATATTTTCAAAGATAAATTCAACAAAATTACCATTAGTGATTCGCACACTATATGGATGACTAGAGGAAATAGGCTGCAGTGTACTCCAATCTAGTTTATCACTCAATTCATCAGTCACAACGACATTGATGGCGCTGGCAGTTCCTGTATTTTGAAAACGAATGAGATAATCTAGATATTCATCTGTTTCATCAATGGTTATTTGACTTCCCTGTAGTACTTGTTTGTCGTTAGGATCAAAAGAGTTGACAACAATTTGGTCTAAATTGTATGTATTATTAGTTGGACTTGCATCATTTGCAATAGGAAGTATTTGCGCCGTCAGGTTTAAAATATCATCTCCATTTACAACTGGTGGCGGATTGGTGTTCAATCTAATTTGAATTACGCGCGATTCATAAGGCAGCAAATTCGCGTAATTAAACGTTAATGTGTTTGCCGTTGTTGAAGCCGTTGAAGGATTGGAAGATACAAAACTTTGCATGCTATCATCAAATTGCAATGTAATGGTTCCGGTCATAGACTGAATGCCCAAATTTTGATATATTAATTGGTATTTTGCATCAAAACCTGGTCGTGCCTCATTGGTCGGAATCAATATAATGCGCAAATCATCAATGTTGGCTTGATTTGGAGTTAAGCAGAAGTCTACAGTTTCCGTAGTATTAAATCCTGTAAAAGTACTCGTAGCAGTGGTTGGATTTGAAGCTATATAGGAAGGAAGATTGATTACAGAGGTAGTATAGGTAGTATTGCTTACATCTATTGCATATACTCCATTTATATTTGTAAAGGTGGCATAGGTATTGGTGCCATCGGTGGTTTCTACCATAAAATTTTGTAATGAAAAATCATTTATATCACAACCGTTATTATCAAGGTCTAGTGCAACAGTTCCCGTAATTATATTGTAATCAACTGTTGTGGCATTACAATCTTCCACAAAAATAGTTTGTGGTTCTATGTTATCGGAAAGATTTATTACTGCATAGCCAATATCATCTACACAAATGGTTTGTAAGTTGGTACATCCTTCTGTATTTAAAGTATCAATATTAACGTTGTTTCCATTTTTTAAATTTACAGATTCCAAAAAATAATTTTCAGTTAGTATTACCTTAAATAAATTTACATTGTTGCTCAAATCGAGCGTGGTTAGCAAATTTCTTGAACAATTTAGTGAATCAAAAAAATTAAAAACTCCTAATGAAACATTTTGAGAAACATCTAAAGTCGTCAACAGATTATCGCTGCATCGTAAATCTCTTAATAGTGTATTCTGTGTAACATCTAAACTCGTTAATTGATTGTAAGAACAAATGAAATAAAGCAATGAAGTATTTTGAGTTATGTCTAAACTTGACAACTGATTGTTAGAACAATAGAAAAATTCCAATTGATTATTTTGACTAACGTCTATGCTTGTAAGTTGATTTTGCTCGCAATATATAGACTTCAATTGTGAGTTTTGAGTGACATCTAAACTGGCAAGTTGGTTATTGTTGCAAGATAAATTTTCTAATGCTGAATTTTGATTAATACTTAGGCTTGTTAATTGATTTCCATCACAAGATAAATTCGTTAAAGCAGTGTTTTGACTGACATCTAAAGTGGTTAGCTGATTAAATGAGCAACGAAGAAGAATT harbors:
- a CDS encoding response regulator transcription factor, whose amino-acid sequence is MKKLQLLICDDHNLVSEGIAVMLESENRYEIHIVTSGTQALQHIQTHVVDVLILDISMPEMSGLDVLDALKEAEIQQNVLMLTMHEQVKFIKDAIAKGAKGYVLKSTSKAMLMEAIQKVAQGENFYDPRLTTILLNDLHEVSQKKQIALVKLTPREIDILKLIAQNKKTKEIADILFISVNTVQSHKKNLYSKLNIHSVSELVTYAFQHGFVEV
- a CDS encoding tetratricopeptide repeat protein, which codes for MKYFKTVQKEYKTSVILLCLLTCMQCKKQDIPQNIDVQKQIDSLHTKAFALMRNNDWETMFSTAKKGDSLAKSISYTKGIAKSIRIQSYYWNHKHQLDSAFYALQKAEQIEREANNFIGLRAVYNTKALLYKRNELYDEALEVYEKALKIQDSSISNIQQSKTHANIANVYAQKGTYNLAAYHHHQALLLLKNDSTNKQVLRAYTNLGNVYSLSSDYKQAEFYYKKALRQRQRAENEVEIAKLYNNLGALFYEKGEDGISLDYFKKSIQLKEKLRDSSVLVEGYLNIAELYVERKPVLAFKYLDKAEKLIQFTQKSSHIAKIHLSKAAIYQSQNKNQQAKKELIKAIQHSKGQEKLTFERYFAKMQAEIAVKEQNYKEAYDHRIRFEALNDSIFNEEKLWDIAAIQRASQAKAKKAAIALLEKEKALADEIVLRKQQENETLYAFLIAFGVIACLLFIIAFYFYKLKKTTSQLAKQQELLLQERIQNLVSDQEIQIINASLEAREKEKASISKELHNNIGSLLTSMNFHVQAFDGKIMAAHQGTKQLYDKTLKIIQNITQEIRSISHRFDQDPIPEFDLKMAILNFAEKVANPQLNIQTAIHGLEQFQNSHISIFIFRTLQELVNNTIKHAAATSVIIYITKNNSSINIMVEDDGKGFEANQITHGIGLKNLRKQVQMMDGTCDIDSKKTRGTTVNIDIPI
- a CDS encoding T9SS type A sorting domain-containing protein, with amino-acid sequence MKHKLLLILLVCAAQFGFGQIVNIPDSNFKTALLNHSPVIDTNGDNEIQVSEAFQFNGTLNVTDKNISDLTGIQAFVNITTLRANVNNLSQIDISQNVNLQTLNVRDNTLSSIDVTNNVSLRDLILNNNNISSIDVSQNLQLSSLDITQNQFTSIDVSQNILLNFLSCSLNQLTSLDVTQNSVLILLRCSFNQLTTLDVSQNTALTNLSCDGNQLTSLSINQNSALENLSCNNNQLASLDVTQNSQLKSIYCEQNQLTSIDVSQNNQLEFFYCSNNQLSSLDITQNTSLLYFICSYNQLTSLDVTQNTLLRDLRCSDNLLTTLDVSQNVSLGVFNFFDSLNCSRNLLTTLDLSNNVNLFKVILTENYFLESVNLKNGNNVNIDTLNTEGCTNLQTICVDDIGYAVINLSDNIEPQTIFVEDCNATTVDYNIITGTVALDLDNNGCDINDFSLQNFMVETTDGTNTYATFTNINGVYAIDVSNTTYTTSVINLPSYIASNPTTATSTFTGFNTTETVDFCLTPNQANIDDLRIILIPTNEARPGFDAKYQLIYQNLGIQSMTGTITLQFDDSMQSFVSSNPSTASTTANTLTFNYANLLPYESRVIQIRLNTNPPPVVNGDDILNLTAQILPIANDASPTNNTYNLDQIVVNSFDPNDKQVLQGSQITIDETDEYLDYLIRFQNTGTASAINVVVTDELSDKLDWSTLQPISSSHPYSVRITNGNFVEFIFENINLPSMMNDEPNSIGFIAFRIKPKSDVVIGDIINGEAKIYFDFNAPIITNTVSTEIVNALSVAENTNYRGFNVYPNPVVDNLMIRGTTTIETISIYDIQGKLLKEIATQNALTEKTINMNSFTTGIYFIKIGADSGVQSVKIIKK